From one Mytilus edulis chromosome 1, xbMytEdul2.2, whole genome shotgun sequence genomic stretch:
- the LOC139490351 gene encoding uncharacterized protein isoform X1 — protein sequence MEYSKLVVIIISISLFIILFSQARLRTIENNVERTKPITEKTTYKSKSYFSTYLEDINKTRIACGQLCNTSRKGTPGTFFDKITASINCEALFQNEYVDSSHGLAHAPRKIPSILLNDYTMNGLIKVHTAYFNQPYLGSTARIPIWTKSLLEEYVARAKEGKLFGTYGISETNALRDGLQHAPGVIGGRVLVIGSEKPWVEACLLEIGAKSIVTLEYGKIKSEHEQITTMVPSEYRRTFLDKTLGLFDAVVSFSSIEHSGLGRYGDTLNPWGDLIVVARAWCVTKTNGSLVLGVLYDLNGDYITFNAHRCYGKKRYPYLTTNWRQHYLGKGIQRVHVFTK from the coding sequence ATGGAGTATTCGAAACTTGTTGTGATCATTATTTCCATTTCTTTATTCATAATACTGTTTAGTCAAGCAAGATTAAGAACTATTGAAAACAATGTAGAACGTACAAAACCTATTACTGAGAAGACGACTTACAAAAGCAAAtcatatttttcaacatatttagaggacataaacaaaacaagaatAGCATGTGGCCAGCTGTGTAATACTTCACGAAAAGGAACTCCAGGgacattttttgataaaattacagCCAGTATAAATTGTGAAGCTTTATTTCAAAACGAATATGTTGATTCATCTCATGGACTTGCGCATGCTCCAAGAAAAATACCTTCAATTTTATTGAATGACTATACGATGAATGGACTAATAAAAGTGCACACGGCATATTTTAACCAACCATACCTTGGTAGTACTGCGAGGATACCTATTTGGACTAAATCTTTGCTCGAGGAATATGTAGCGCGAGCCAAAGAAGGTAAACTGTTTGGTACTTACGGAATATCTGAAACTAACGCACTAAGGGACGGACTACAACATGCACCAGGAGTGATAGGAGGGCGTGTCCTAGTCATAGGATCCGAGAAACCATGGGTTGAAGCATGCTTGCTTGAGATAGGCGCAAAAAGTATTGTAACACTTGAATATGGAAAGATCAAATCGGAACATGAGCAAATAACAACGATGGTTCCCTCTGAATATAGACGAACGTTTTTAGATAAAACATTAGGATTATTTGACGCAGTTGTATCATTTAGTTCTATAGAACACTCTGGACTAGGAAGGTATGGGGATACTCTGAATCCGTGGGGCGATTTAATAGTAGTGGCAAGGGCTTggtgtgtaacaaaaacaaatggGTCTCTGGTACTCGGTGTACTTTACGACTTAAATGGGGATTACATAACATTCAACGCACATAGGTGCTATGGTAAAAAAAGATATCCATATCTAACAACAAATTGGAGGCAACATTATTTGGGAAAAGGAATTCAACGTGTTCATGTGTTTACAAAATAG
- the LOC139490351 gene encoding uncharacterized protein isoform X2, translating into MEYSKLVVIIISISLFIILFSQARLRTIENNVERTKPITEKTTYKSKSYFSTYLEDINKTRIACGQLCNTSRKGTPGTFFDKITASINCEALFQNEYVDSSHGLAHAPRKIPSILLNDYTMNGLIKVHTAYFNQPYLGSTARIPIWTKSLLEEYVARAKEGKLFGTYGISETNALRDGLQHAPGVIGGRVLVIGSEKPWVEACLLEIGAKSIVTLEYGKIKSEHEQITTMVPSEYRRTFLDKTLGLFDAVVSFSSIEHSGLGRLIKCAEHKGAIKPRVSNGEVEVIPT; encoded by the exons ATGGAGTATTCGAAACTTGTTGTGATCATTATTTCCATTTCTTTATTCATAATACTGTTTAGTCAAGCAAGATTAAGAACTATTGAAAACAATGTAGAACGTACAAAACCTATTACTGAGAAGACGACTTACAAAAGCAAAtcatatttttcaacatatttagaggacataaacaaaacaagaatAGCATGTGGCCAGCTGTGTAATACTTCACGAAAAGGAACTCCAGGgacattttttgataaaattacagCCAGTATAAATTGTGAAGCTTTATTTCAAAACGAATATGTTGATTCATCTCATGGACTTGCGCATGCTCCAAGAAAAATACCTTCAATTTTATTGAATGACTATACGATGAATGGACTAATAAAAGTGCACACGGCATATTTTAACCAACCATACCTTGGTAGTACTGCGAGGATACCTATTTGGACTAAATCTTTGCTCGAGGAATATGTAGCGCGAGCCAAAGAAGGTAAACTGTTTGGTACTTACGGAATATCTGAAACTAACGCACTAAGGGACGGACTACAACATGCACCAGGAGTGATAGGAGGGCGTGTCCTAGTCATAGGATCCGAGAAACCATGGGTTGAAGCATGCTTGCTTGAGATAGGCGCAAAAAGTATTGTAACACTTGAATATGGAAAGATCAAATCGGAACATGAGCAAATAACAACGATGGTTCCCTCTGAATATAGACGAACGTTTTTAGATAAAACATTAGGATTATTTGACGCAGTTGTATCATTTAGTTCTATAGAACACTCTGGACTAGGAAG ACTAATAAAATGTGCTGAACACAAGGGAGCAATTAAACCAAGAGTATccaatggtgaagttgaagtcatccctaCATAG